In the genome of Nitrospira japonica, one region contains:
- a CDS encoding DegT/DnrJ/EryC1/StrS family aminotransferase: MTERRQIQIATPSLGEEEWQALREPIETGWLTQGPKVAAFENAFAARHEVKHAVAATSATTGLHLALAALGIGPGDEVIVPAFTWVATANVVLYCGATPVFADVDRVTYNIDPKDVARRLTPKTKAVIPVHLFGLCADMAALRKVLRPDIKIIEDAACAAGASWEGRPAGALGDLGVFSFHPRKSITTGEGGMVTTNDDGLADRVRKLRNHGASVSEEERHHGPRPYLLPEFELLGFNYRMTDLQGAVGLVQLKKLDTFIDERADLAARYRKELAGVRWLRMPEEPPKGRHAWQAFVTYVNPNAAPRSRNEIMEFLQQQGISTRPGTHAVHMLKYYRQRFGLKPDDFPGARDCDRNTMAIPLHNRMSDDDLSYIVQALSRL, translated from the coding sequence ATGACCGAACGTCGCCAAATTCAGATCGCTACGCCGAGCCTTGGAGAAGAGGAATGGCAGGCCTTGCGCGAACCGATCGAAACCGGTTGGCTGACGCAAGGGCCGAAAGTCGCGGCATTCGAGAACGCCTTCGCCGCGCGGCATGAGGTCAAACATGCCGTGGCCGCCACCTCCGCCACCACGGGTCTTCACTTGGCGCTTGCCGCTCTGGGAATCGGACCGGGAGATGAAGTAATCGTGCCGGCGTTTACCTGGGTGGCGACGGCCAACGTCGTCCTCTACTGCGGGGCCACTCCGGTCTTTGCCGATGTCGACCGCGTCACCTACAACATCGATCCGAAGGACGTGGCCCGCCGGCTGACTCCCAAGACCAAGGCCGTCATCCCCGTTCATTTGTTCGGCCTCTGCGCCGACATGGCCGCGTTGCGCAAGGTCCTCCGCCCCGATATCAAGATCATCGAGGATGCGGCTTGCGCCGCGGGGGCAAGCTGGGAAGGCCGGCCCGCCGGCGCACTGGGAGATCTCGGGGTGTTCTCCTTCCACCCGCGCAAGTCCATCACGACCGGCGAAGGCGGCATGGTGACGACCAACGACGACGGGTTGGCCGACCGGGTAAGGAAGCTGCGCAACCACGGGGCATCGGTATCGGAAGAAGAACGACATCATGGCCCGCGCCCCTACTTGCTCCCGGAGTTCGAGCTGCTGGGGTTCAATTATCGGATGACCGATCTGCAAGGCGCGGTCGGTCTGGTACAGCTGAAGAAGCTGGACACATTCATCGATGAACGGGCCGACTTGGCCGCCCGATACCGCAAAGAATTGGCCGGTGTGAGGTGGCTTCGCATGCCGGAAGAACCGCCGAAGGGACGGCATGCATGGCAGGCCTTCGTGACTTATGTGAATCCGAACGCGGCTCCTCGCTCACGTAACGAGATCATGGAGTTCCTGCAGCAACAGGGCATCTCGACCAGGCCGGGAACCCACGCGGTGCACATGCTCAAGTACTACCGACAGCGGTTCGGCTTGAAGCCGGACGATTTTCCCGGCGCCCGCGATTGCGATCGGAATACCATGGCCATTCCGTTGCACAATCGGATGAGCGATGACGATCTTTCGTATATCGTTCAGGCTCTCAGCCGGCTTTGA
- a CDS encoding NAD-dependent epimerase/dehydratase family protein, whose translation MDLMGKKVIVIGGAGLIGSHAVDELIKEDVSEIRIYDNFVRGRQENLHEALKDPRVKIYEVGGDICQTDILDAGMKGMDAVFHFAALWLLQCHEYPRSAFDVNVRGTFNVLEACVANKIKRLVYSSSASVYGDAVEEPMTEDHPFNNKNFYGATKICGEAMARSFHYRYGLDFVGLRYMNVYGPRQDYRGAYIAVIMKMLDAIDRGEGPTILGDGSEAFDFVAVADCGRANVCAMKAETTDRFYNVGTGKRTSLKQLAEMVIDLTGCKAPIKYAPRSQATLVRNRIGSAKRASEEIGFTAKVELKEGLTRLIAWRAAHKEEVAARRAAAGG comes from the coding sequence GTGGATCTGATGGGAAAGAAGGTCATCGTCATCGGCGGAGCCGGACTCATAGGATCCCATGCCGTGGATGAATTGATCAAGGAAGACGTCTCGGAAATTCGAATCTATGACAACTTCGTGCGGGGGAGACAGGAGAATCTCCATGAAGCCTTGAAAGATCCGCGCGTAAAAATCTACGAGGTCGGGGGCGACATCTGCCAGACCGATATCCTCGACGCCGGGATGAAGGGCATGGATGCGGTCTTCCATTTCGCGGCGCTCTGGTTGCTCCAATGCCACGAATATCCGCGCTCCGCCTTCGACGTGAACGTGCGGGGAACCTTTAACGTGCTCGAGGCCTGCGTGGCCAACAAGATCAAGCGGCTCGTCTACTCGTCATCGGCGTCGGTGTACGGGGACGCCGTCGAAGAACCGATGACGGAAGACCATCCGTTCAATAACAAGAATTTCTACGGCGCGACGAAAATTTGCGGCGAAGCGATGGCCCGCTCCTTCCATTACCGCTATGGGCTCGATTTCGTGGGATTGCGGTACATGAACGTGTACGGTCCGCGGCAGGATTACCGGGGAGCCTATATCGCGGTAATCATGAAAATGCTCGATGCGATCGACCGGGGGGAGGGGCCCACGATCCTCGGCGACGGAAGCGAAGCCTTCGACTTCGTCGCGGTCGCCGATTGCGGAAGAGCCAACGTGTGCGCGATGAAGGCCGAGACGACCGATCGATTCTACAACGTGGGAACCGGCAAGAGGACGTCCCTGAAACAGTTGGCCGAGATGGTGATCGATCTCACCGGCTGCAAGGCGCCGATCAAGTACGCTCCGCGCAGCCAGGCCACCTTGGTGCGGAACAGGATCGGGTCCGCAAAACGCGCGAGCGAGGAGATCGGATTCACGGCGAAGGTCGAATTGAAAGAGGGATTGACCCGACTGATCGCCTGGAGAGCGGCACATAAGGAAGAAGTCGCCGCTCGGCGCGCCGCGGCAGGGGGATAA
- a CDS encoding glycosyltransferase family 4 protein gives MIRIVHIISNLEVGGAEMMLAQLVTGMDRGRFHNTVISLTDRGQLADRIESSGIAVHSLGMKRGRPDMASLPKLIRSLRDAQPTIVQSWLYHADLISLLAARFIKSTRLVWNIRCSDMQLKYYPFQTRCVRQMLCWCSRIPVAIVTNSEAGRRIHEMFGYRPRRWAYIPNGFDTNRFRPDPVAARKLREELGVPNDVRLVALIARCDPMKDHTTFLDAAKRIVLLRPKVHFLLAGKYTHMLEPAVSLAGLEKQVHLLGLRHDIDRLFAGADVACLSSAFGEGFSNVLGEAMACGVPCVTTDVGDARTIVDNTGLVVPPRDPEALACAVINLIDRDAASRIALGTAARARIQSRYSLTSVINAYQAFYADISNDSAAA, from the coding sequence ATGATTCGCATTGTCCACATCATTTCCAATCTCGAGGTCGGCGGGGCCGAGATGATGCTCGCCCAGCTGGTCACGGGGATGGACAGGGGCCGATTCCACAATACTGTCATCTCCCTGACGGATCGGGGTCAGCTGGCGGATCGGATCGAATCGAGCGGTATTGCAGTGCATTCGCTGGGCATGAAGCGCGGCCGTCCCGACATGGCCTCGCTGCCCAAGCTGATCCGGTCGTTGCGGGACGCGCAGCCCACCATCGTGCAAAGCTGGCTCTACCACGCTGATTTAATCAGCCTTCTTGCGGCCCGCTTCATTAAATCGACCAGGCTCGTGTGGAACATCCGCTGCTCGGACATGCAACTGAAATACTATCCGTTTCAGACCCGTTGCGTGCGCCAGATGCTCTGCTGGTGTTCCCGAATTCCGGTGGCCATCGTCACGAACAGCGAGGCCGGCAGACGAATCCACGAGATGTTCGGTTACCGGCCGCGGCGCTGGGCCTATATTCCGAACGGGTTCGACACCAACCGGTTCCGACCCGATCCGGTGGCGGCGCGCAAGCTGCGCGAAGAATTGGGCGTTCCCAACGACGTGAGACTCGTGGCGCTCATCGCGCGATGCGATCCGATGAAGGATCACACCACATTTCTCGATGCAGCCAAGAGGATCGTCCTGCTTCGTCCCAAGGTGCACTTCCTGTTAGCAGGCAAATACACGCACATGCTCGAGCCCGCTGTGAGTCTGGCCGGGTTGGAGAAACAGGTCCATCTGCTCGGATTGCGGCACGACATCGATCGCTTGTTTGCCGGAGCCGACGTAGCCTGTCTCAGCTCCGCGTTCGGCGAAGGTTTCTCCAACGTTCTGGGCGAGGCCATGGCCTGCGGCGTCCCCTGCGTCACGACGGACGTCGGTGACGCCAGAACGATCGTGGACAATACCGGCTTGGTGGTGCCGCCCAGGGATCCGGAGGCGCTGGCCTGCGCCGTCATCAACTTGATCGACCGGGACGCGGCTTCCCGGATTGCCTTGGGAACCGCCGCCAGGGCCCGTATCCAGTCCCGGTATTCCCTCACCAGCGTGATCAATGCCTATCAGGCATTTTATGCCGACATCAGCAACGATTCGGCCGCAGCCTGA
- a CDS encoding glycosyltransferase, producing MLPQAVERPVQWLFLTRSLTCGGSQRQLVELVRSLAQRNAPVAVATLYDGGPMRAELQGTAAPVFSLAKQTRWDLVRCLARLVKLVRRMRPMVVHGYLGTANILALLAKIAAPSVTVVWGIRASNMDLRRYGWLDRTLYRLESRLSRFSDLIIVNSERGWEYAVAQGFPAEKMLCIPNGIDTERFKPDAEAGRRFRRRQRVGEDIPLIGLVGRIDPMKGHRTFLEAAAALIAAGGNARFVCVGNGEARRKKELRAQSERLGVAGLVTWLDEHDPIEEVYNGLDLLTSCSSYGEGFSNVVAEAMACGCPCVVTDVGDAGRIVGETGCIVTPDRSDEVVAAWEKLLSFSCSERANVGHAARDRIVRHFGLDRLVEASFSALTLAGSFK from the coding sequence ATGCTCCCGCAGGCCGTCGAGCGGCCGGTGCAATGGCTTTTTCTCACCAGGTCCCTGACTTGTGGGGGCAGCCAGCGTCAGCTGGTCGAGTTGGTGCGGAGCCTGGCGCAACGGAATGCTCCGGTCGCGGTGGCCACACTCTATGACGGCGGTCCCATGCGCGCCGAGCTCCAGGGAACCGCCGCGCCGGTGTTTTCGCTTGCCAAACAGACGCGATGGGACCTGGTGCGCTGCCTCGCCCGTTTGGTGAAGCTCGTGCGCCGGATGCGTCCCATGGTGGTGCATGGATATCTTGGTACAGCCAACATCTTGGCGCTGCTGGCTAAAATTGCGGCGCCTTCCGTCACGGTCGTGTGGGGGATTCGCGCCAGCAACATGGATTTGCGGCGCTACGGGTGGCTGGATCGGACGCTCTATCGGCTCGAGTCGCGCCTTTCACGATTCTCCGATCTCATCATCGTGAATTCCGAACGAGGATGGGAGTACGCCGTCGCGCAGGGATTTCCCGCGGAAAAGATGCTGTGCATTCCCAATGGCATCGATACGGAGCGGTTCAAGCCGGATGCCGAAGCCGGCCGCCGTTTCCGGCGCAGACAGCGCGTCGGGGAGGATATTCCTCTGATCGGGCTGGTCGGGCGCATCGATCCGATGAAGGGGCATCGCACGTTCCTTGAGGCCGCCGCTGCGTTGATCGCCGCCGGAGGGAACGCCCGCTTCGTGTGTGTCGGAAATGGAGAAGCACGACGAAAGAAAGAACTGCGCGCGCAGTCCGAACGGCTCGGGGTCGCCGGCCTGGTGACCTGGCTGGACGAGCATGATCCGATCGAAGAGGTCTACAACGGTTTGGATCTGCTGACATCCTGTTCGTCCTATGGTGAAGGATTCTCGAACGTGGTCGCCGAGGCGATGGCGTGCGGGTGTCCTTGCGTCGTGACCGACGTGGGGGACGCCGGCCGGATCGTCGGAGAGACGGGCTGCATCGTGACGCCCGACCGGAGCGACGAAGTCGTGGCCGCATGGGAAAAACTCCTGTCCTTCAGCTGCTCAGAACGCGCGAATGTGGGGCATGCGGCCAGGGATAGGATCGTCCGGCATTTCGGATTGGACAGGTTGGTCGAAGCCTCGTTCAGCGCCCTCACGCTCGCCGGTTCGTTCAAGTAA
- the asnB gene encoding asparagine synthase (glutamine-hydrolyzing), translating to MCGIAGLIDHGAGFGPHRLREVVTAMRDTMVHRGPDDAGLWIETDGSSALAHRRLSILDLSEEGRQPMSDPEGSVVVTFNGEIYNYQSIRASLERQGRRFHSRTDTEVLPHLFEGLDPRRLAELDGMFAFGCWHRAQRRLLLARDPFGKKPLYYATGTGWFAFASELHALRCVPGFDDTVDEDALALYLLLQYIPAPWTIYRNVRKLPPGSYLIADFSGRSTPEPLVQPYTTFDAREAPTLLPRAPEDREAVLRRLILEAVDKRLISDVPLGAFLSGGVDSSLVVAMITRELGRPIQTFSIGFEGTEETEHVFARQIAEHLGTDHHEQLVSPDAVTLIDDVASMLDEPNGDTSCLPTYLLCRYTRQFVTVAVSGDGGDEMFGGYGRYRDTLLDAADWLGRLRWSVRARRWSRPADAYLSPRWLMFQPEEVADLLGGLSPLLWQQIQAWRDQLNDSGRPLIHRMRNLDVATYLPGAVLGKVDRMSMQVSLEVRCPLLDRQVAQFAQSLSAADCWRAPQDTKHILKRLAARYIPEQWVMRKKMGFGLPASAWSRDEMLSLAGDLILSSSGQLSRHTDRAALRRLVERQRFPGCFSIYRVWPLLILELWLRKSRDRALSAV from the coding sequence ATGTGCGGCATAGCCGGTCTGATCGATCATGGAGCCGGATTCGGGCCGCATCGGCTGCGGGAGGTCGTGACCGCAATGCGGGATACGATGGTCCACCGGGGGCCGGATGACGCGGGTCTGTGGATCGAGACGGATGGATCCTCTGCCCTGGCGCACCGGCGGCTCTCGATCCTGGATTTGAGCGAGGAAGGCCGGCAGCCGATGTCCGATCCGGAGGGGTCGGTCGTCGTCACGTTCAATGGGGAAATCTACAACTATCAGTCCATCCGAGCATCGCTCGAGCGTCAGGGCCGCCGGTTTCATTCCCGGACCGACACGGAGGTGCTGCCTCATCTGTTCGAAGGGCTGGATCCGCGGCGGCTCGCCGAGTTGGACGGGATGTTCGCCTTCGGCTGCTGGCACCGCGCGCAGCGCCGGCTCTTGCTGGCCCGGGATCCGTTCGGAAAAAAGCCGCTGTATTATGCAACGGGAACAGGGTGGTTCGCGTTCGCGTCGGAACTGCACGCATTGCGCTGCGTGCCGGGATTCGATGACACCGTCGACGAGGACGCGCTCGCCCTGTATCTGCTCCTGCAATACATCCCCGCTCCCTGGACCATCTATCGGAACGTCAGGAAACTGCCGCCTGGCTCGTATCTGATCGCGGATTTTTCGGGCCGTTCGACTCCCGAACCCCTTGTGCAGCCCTATACGACGTTCGACGCGCGCGAAGCGCCGACCTTGCTGCCGCGGGCGCCCGAAGACCGCGAGGCGGTTCTGCGGCGTCTGATTCTGGAGGCGGTGGACAAGCGCTTGATCAGCGATGTGCCGTTGGGAGCGTTTCTGTCCGGAGGCGTCGATTCATCCTTGGTCGTTGCGATGATCACCCGGGAACTCGGCCGACCGATTCAGACCTTTTCCATCGGCTTCGAAGGCACCGAGGAAACGGAACACGTCTTTGCCAGACAAATTGCCGAGCATCTTGGGACCGATCATCACGAGCAGCTCGTGAGTCCCGACGCGGTCACGTTGATCGACGACGTCGCGTCCATGCTGGATGAGCCGAACGGCGACACGAGCTGTCTGCCGACCTATCTCCTGTGCCGCTACACGAGGCAATTCGTCACGGTCGCCGTGTCCGGGGACGGAGGTGACGAAATGTTCGGCGGGTACGGACGATACCGCGACACGTTGCTGGACGCTGCGGACTGGCTCGGCCGCCTTCGGTGGAGCGTCCGCGCGCGCCGCTGGAGCAGGCCGGCCGATGCGTATCTATCGCCCCGGTGGCTGATGTTCCAACCAGAGGAGGTGGCGGATCTGCTTGGCGGACTCTCGCCCCTGCTGTGGCAACAGATTCAAGCCTGGCGGGACCAGCTGAATGACTCGGGCCGGCCCTTGATCCATCGGATGCGCAACCTCGACGTGGCGACCTATCTGCCCGGTGCGGTCTTGGGAAAAGTCGATCGGATGAGCATGCAGGTATCGCTGGAGGTGCGTTGCCCGTTGCTCGATCGCCAAGTGGCGCAGTTCGCTCAGTCCCTGTCTGCCGCCGATTGCTGGCGCGCCCCGCAAGATACCAAGCACATTCTGAAGCGGCTGGCCGCACGCTATATACCCGAACAATGGGTCATGAGGAAGAAAATGGGATTCGGCCTGCCCGCGAGCGCCTGGTCCCGGGACGAAATGCTGAGCCTGGCGGGCGATCTTATCCTCTCATCGTCGGGACAGCTCAGCCGGCATACGGATCGGGCGGCCCTGCGCCGATTGGTTGAACGGCAGCGGTTTCCCGGCTGTTTTTCCATCTATCGGGTGTGGCCTCTCCTCATCCTGGAATTATGGCTTCGCAAGAGTCGAGATCGGGCACTGTCGGCGGTCTAG
- a CDS encoding O-methyltransferase: MNQLRTPIELGELHEQLLTTYADLGYQRELVSHWALPGRDLRQLLTELEEAAPQRLLEVGTFVGLSTLAMAFKTGEGAVIHTVDPNFPLQVELEAMRTQSREADLTVRSQTLARQAAERLGLSHKIVFHAGGFSTPATFASTKTDPTHTTPVVGPDVCRSHGPFDLIFIDGLHYSHAVLEDLRLARPHLRPGGRIVLHDVIGCWGSNVRRAVFQFLAETPGMIFRHGRYADLYEAIGVIEQASDRSTRSAPTATVRQAGSDLLEQPGFTEQLAAVVHNLCRPSSVLCLGSDHGGLLAQFGRWGAGQLIGVGTEAQPVSPGTGPIRWEAFDYRSVYRPNLRMDLCLFITDEHDLTETSCRDLVASCVACSDTVLFCSTPPGEAGVARDGALPIENWVREFWKHGYRFHDLVRPSFEPLRFANSFAPIYDIRSTELASIYLVRRDASPPPWSSEAVEAVLVEKERRVEDLTLQGLFSDIALRHALKESHASQQWIAEKDRRLLEQEQTIGDCQELTRQSEASVRVLEGMLARSSALVQEQEQTIVQHRHETSEYQRRIAEQGRVITGIQQSLEYRVALRLGRYPRLLRLAVRCWRALFGRRRSA; this comes from the coding sequence ATGAACCAATTGCGGACACCGATCGAACTCGGCGAGCTGCATGAACAGCTCCTGACGACCTATGCCGACCTGGGGTATCAGCGGGAACTGGTCAGCCACTGGGCGCTCCCGGGACGCGACCTTCGGCAACTCCTGACGGAACTCGAGGAGGCGGCTCCGCAGCGTCTCCTCGAAGTGGGCACGTTCGTGGGGTTATCGACGTTGGCCATGGCGTTCAAGACGGGGGAGGGCGCCGTGATCCATACCGTGGATCCCAACTTTCCCTTGCAGGTCGAGCTTGAAGCGATGCGGACGCAAAGTCGGGAAGCCGATTTGACGGTGCGTTCTCAAACGCTCGCGCGCCAGGCGGCCGAGCGGCTGGGATTGTCGCATAAGATCGTGTTTCACGCGGGGGGGTTTTCCACGCCGGCGACCTTCGCCTCGACGAAGACCGATCCGACCCACACGACGCCGGTCGTCGGACCCGATGTCTGCCGGTCGCACGGACCGTTCGACCTCATCTTCATCGACGGTCTGCACTACAGCCACGCGGTCCTCGAGGATCTGCGTCTGGCGAGGCCTCATCTGCGTCCCGGCGGCCGGATCGTCCTGCACGATGTGATCGGCTGCTGGGGATCCAACGTCCGGCGCGCCGTCTTTCAGTTCTTGGCCGAGACGCCGGGCATGATCTTCCGTCACGGACGCTATGCCGACCTCTACGAGGCGATCGGCGTGATCGAACAGGCATCCGACCGTTCGACTCGATCCGCTCCCACGGCGACCGTGCGCCAGGCCGGTTCGGACCTGTTGGAACAGCCGGGGTTTACGGAGCAACTCGCCGCCGTCGTCCATAACCTCTGCAGGCCGTCCTCCGTCCTCTGTCTCGGGTCCGATCACGGCGGGTTGCTGGCACAGTTCGGTCGCTGGGGAGCCGGGCAGTTGATCGGCGTCGGCACGGAAGCTCAGCCGGTTTCCCCCGGTACCGGGCCGATTCGTTGGGAGGCGTTCGATTACCGATCGGTCTATCGTCCGAATCTCCGCATGGACCTGTGCCTCTTCATCACGGACGAGCACGACCTCACCGAAACGTCCTGCCGGGATCTGGTCGCATCCTGCGTCGCCTGCAGTGACACGGTCCTGTTCTGTTCGACCCCGCCGGGCGAAGCGGGCGTCGCGAGAGACGGCGCGTTGCCGATCGAAAACTGGGTGCGCGAGTTCTGGAAGCACGGCTACCGTTTCCACGACCTCGTCCGGCCGAGTTTTGAACCGCTCCGGTTCGCGAATTCTTTCGCGCCGATCTACGACATACGCTCGACGGAATTGGCGAGCATCTATCTGGTCCGTCGCGACGCCTCGCCGCCGCCCTGGTCTTCCGAGGCGGTGGAAGCCGTGCTGGTGGAAAAGGAACGGCGCGTCGAGGACCTGACGCTCCAGGGCCTGTTCAGCGACATCGCGCTCCGGCACGCGCTGAAAGAGTCCCATGCGTCGCAGCAGTGGATCGCTGAGAAGGATCGCCGCTTGCTGGAACAGGAACAGACGATCGGCGACTGCCAGGAGTTGACCAGGCAAAGCGAGGCGTCGGTGCGTGTGTTGGAAGGAATGCTGGCCCGGTCGAGCGCGTTGGTGCAGGAACAGGAGCAGACGATCGTCCAGCACCGGCACGAGACGTCCGAGTACCAGCGGCGGATTGCCGAACAGGGGAGAGTCATCACGGGAATCCAACAGAGTCTTGAGTACCGCGTCGCCCTGCGTCTGGGACGCTATCCGAGACTGTTGCGGCTGGCCGTACGATGCTGGCGCGCGCTCTTTGGCCGGCGACGGTCCGCATGA
- a CDS encoding class I SAM-dependent methyltransferase encodes MQLEDGPRTSAEEHAASWSNGNPLERKVDQAVKFAIKSAKHLISWLPGESGYLRNKTVLEVGPGQDLGIPLILMGFGASIILVDRYLCQWDPDFHPLYYRNLRQEIADIFPSIETDPLDQVVKKDSHAIPNLAAMKVGMENIHEVPDSSVDVTYSNATFEHLTDPARAIQELARVTRPGGLGFHQIDFRDHRNFERPLEYLTISPQNSELQLKRMAWTFGNGVRSTEFEAMFRAAGFRIVQFDPNLLADEEYLAALQPRLQPKYKTMPPEALRVLGGRFFTLKPFSEDSHLHSIFSAYADHGYPIELVTNWALPARDSRKLAELLEEKQPERVLEIGTFVGLSTMMMAAKLHDEAVIHTVDPNLPLAVALEAMNIPARDVDLTMRRQELASAIAQQVGLAHKIVFHAGEFSAPVTVAPAKHEGSVPVIGVEICQKHGPFDLICIDGFHSGDAVLSDLRLASRYLSPRGRIVVHDAIGLRGGNVRRAVFQFLVEAPEFFFQHARYADINESIGVLEQLPDHSPQVAETKVPPLENSVLRHPGFMERLAAVVYRLCTPKSAIYLGVDRGRLLPQLSTCGVGQVMQVQDGAYPVTEGPAITEHFDFGSPYKPKQRFDLCICLVDHDLTRCSLPHLVASCVACSDIILFGSTPPGEAGIAGERSFPIEKWVREFWNYGYRFYDQVRPHFELPRLANVMCTVHSSELSNLYLIRRESEGLRTVQQDVEAILVEKERRIEDLILQGLSSDVALRHMQMDLTSSQAALVDKDKARAKADRIVTEQEALIHQCEDSIKRHEDTIREKDECLRQKDKIILDSTKEIEERDHAIARIEQSPEYRIAMRLGKYPRLMRLGTRFWQAMFRR; translated from the coding sequence ATGCAACTGGAGGATGGTCCACGCACGTCGGCCGAAGAACACGCGGCCTCATGGTCAAACGGGAATCCTTTGGAGAGAAAGGTTGACCAGGCCGTCAAATTCGCGATCAAAAGCGCGAAACATTTGATCTCCTGGCTCCCCGGCGAAAGCGGCTACCTTCGTAACAAGACGGTGCTGGAGGTCGGTCCCGGGCAAGACTTGGGGATTCCGCTCATTCTCATGGGATTCGGTGCGAGCATCATCTTGGTGGATCGTTATCTATGCCAATGGGACCCGGATTTTCACCCCTTGTACTATAGGAATTTGCGCCAGGAAATCGCCGATATCTTTCCATCCATTGAGACAGACCCTTTGGATCAAGTGGTTAAGAAGGATAGTCATGCAATCCCAAATTTAGCGGCCATGAAGGTTGGCATGGAGAATATTCATGAGGTGCCCGACTCGTCCGTCGACGTCACGTATTCTAACGCGACCTTTGAGCACCTCACTGATCCGGCCCGCGCAATACAGGAGTTGGCCCGTGTCACCCGTCCTGGTGGGTTGGGATTTCACCAGATTGACTTTCGGGATCATCGGAATTTTGAGCGTCCTCTTGAATATCTGACTATCTCCCCGCAGAACTCGGAATTGCAGCTCAAGAGAATGGCTTGGACTTTCGGCAACGGGGTTCGCTCGACAGAATTTGAAGCCATGTTTAGGGCGGCCGGTTTTCGAATTGTCCAATTTGACCCCAACTTGCTTGCTGACGAGGAGTACCTTGCGGCCTTGCAGCCTCGACTCCAACCAAAATACAAAACGATGCCGCCGGAGGCTCTTCGAGTCCTCGGCGGCCGATTCTTTACACTCAAGCCATTTTCAGAGGATTCACATCTCCACTCGATCTTCAGCGCCTATGCCGATCACGGGTATCCGATCGAACTCGTTACGAATTGGGCGCTTCCAGCGCGTGATAGCCGGAAACTTGCTGAGTTACTTGAAGAAAAGCAGCCCGAGAGGGTCCTTGAGATCGGAACGTTTGTCGGCCTGTCTACCATGATGATGGCCGCCAAGCTTCATGACGAAGCCGTGATTCACACAGTCGATCCGAATTTGCCGCTGGCTGTTGCATTGGAAGCCATGAATATCCCGGCCCGCGACGTCGACCTGACGATGCGCCGTCAGGAACTTGCTTCGGCGATTGCGCAGCAAGTAGGGCTGGCACATAAGATCGTCTTTCACGCCGGCGAATTTTCGGCTCCAGTCACGGTTGCGCCCGCAAAACATGAGGGGAGCGTTCCCGTGATTGGCGTGGAAATCTGCCAAAAGCACGGACCGTTCGACCTTATTTGTATCGACGGCTTCCACTCCGGCGATGCGGTCTTGAGCGACCTCCGCCTGGCTTCACGATACCTGAGCCCTCGGGGTCGTATTGTGGTTCACGACGCGATCGGTCTCCGGGGAGGTAATGTGCGACGAGCGGTATTCCAATTCCTGGTCGAGGCGCCGGAATTCTTCTTTCAGCATGCGCGGTATGCCGATATTAATGAATCCATCGGCGTACTGGAACAGCTCCCGGATCATTCGCCACAGGTTGCTGAAACGAAGGTGCCGCCCCTCGAGAATAGCGTTCTCAGACATCCGGGGTTCATGGAAAGGCTTGCTGCTGTTGTCTATAGGCTTTGTACTCCAAAGAGCGCGATCTATCTCGGTGTTGATCGGGGGCGCCTGTTACCGCAGTTGAGCACATGCGGAGTTGGGCAAGTGATGCAAGTTCAGGACGGTGCGTATCCGGTGACGGAAGGTCCGGCTATCACTGAGCACTTTGATTTTGGTTCCCCATATAAGCCCAAACAGCGATTCGATCTCTGCATCTGTCTGGTGGATCATGATTTAACACGGTGCTCGCTCCCTCATCTTGTCGCCTCTTGCGTAGCGTGCAGCGATATCATTCTCTTCGGCTCGACCCCGCCCGGTGAAGCGGGTATTGCAGGGGAAAGATCATTTCCGATTGAAAAATGGGTCCGTGAATTTTGGAACTACGGCTATCGCTTCTACGATCAAGTCCGCCCCCATTTTGAACTGCCGAGGTTGGCGAATGTCATGTGCACCGTCCATTCGTCAGAGTTATCAAATCTGTATCTCATTCGACGCGAGTCGGAAGGGTTGCGAACGGTACAGCAGGATGTGGAGGCGATACTCGTTGAGAAAGAGCGGCGTATCGAGGATCTCATCCTGCAAGGGCTGTCGAGCGATGTCGCTCTCCGGCACATGCAAATGGATCTCACGTCGTCTCAGGCTGCGTTGGTGGACAAGGACAAGGCTCGGGCGAAAGCCGATCGGATCGTCACCGAGCAAGAAGCTCTCATTCATCAGTGCGAGGACAGTATTAAACGGCATGAAGATACCATTCGGGAGAAGGATGAGTGCCTTCGACAAAAGGATAAAATCATCCTCGACTCAACGAAAGAGATTGAAGAACGTGATCATGCGATAGCAAGGATCGAGCAAAGCCCCGAATACCGAATCGCCATGCGCCTTGGAAAATATCCAAGACTCATGCGGTTGGGTACACGTTTTTGGCAGGCCATGTTCCGTCGTTAG